In Dehalococcoidia bacterium, the following proteins share a genomic window:
- the mutS gene encoding DNA mismatch repair protein MutS: MTTPIRRQYLQVKQKYPDAIVFFRLGDFYETFEDDAKTIARELQIVLTSRSMGKDQRFPMAGIPHHALDGYLAKLINAGHKVAICEQLSDPKASKGLVDRDVVRVVTPGTVVETNLLEIKSNNYLAAMVVDGDRAGLAYVDITTSEFATTQLSLDRALPELERLSPSEVIVPKSFENHLAGEPTRLDDRWFDLGTARQTLLDYFEVASLAGYGCDQLPLAVRAAGAIIAYLKETQKGALGQLPTLSTYSTESFMVIDAQTRRNLELFRSSNTGTVSGSLLSVIDLTKTPMGGRLLKIWLGQPLLAINALLQRQEAVAWFTANAVRRAEIINLLARLSDLERLINRVRAGIAIPRELVALRHSLELMPQLKSAIGEESAPLTGLASELKPCHEVVELISNAIVEEAAGPVGDGGVIKPGFSPELDQIRSASRNAKQFLAELERKERERTDIKSLKVGYNRVFGYYIEVTSAHLEKIPADYIRKQTLVGAERFFTPELKEYESLILNAQERIGELEIALFKQVCRQVSGSGERILGTARALAQIDVLAALAEVAVRNSYVKPQLTFEDAIRIVGGRHPVVEQALVETGFVPNDTLLSNSDSQVVILTGPNMAGKSTYLRQVALIVLMAQIGSFVPADSATIGLVDRIFTRVGLMDDLTTGRSTFMIEMTETAAILNNATPQSLIILDEIGRGTSTYDGLSIAHSVVEYLHNNPRLGAKTIFATHYHELVELAKTLPRVKNFNVAVTEEGGKVVFLRKVIPGGADRSYGIHVAQLAGMPRSVTHRAVEILKGLEEGKPAAKKEKRKPVPDQLSLFAEKPPVLAELEMLDIDALTPLEAITRLYELKKKA; the protein is encoded by the coding sequence ATGACCACCCCCATCCGACGCCAATACCTCCAGGTCAAACAGAAATACCCGGATGCCATTGTCTTCTTCCGGCTGGGCGATTTTTACGAAACGTTTGAGGATGACGCCAAGACGATTGCCCGGGAGCTTCAAATTGTGCTCACTTCCCGGTCGATGGGGAAGGATCAGCGTTTCCCGATGGCCGGAATCCCGCACCATGCGCTGGATGGCTATCTGGCCAAGCTGATCAATGCTGGTCACAAGGTGGCTATCTGCGAACAGCTCAGCGATCCCAAGGCGAGCAAGGGACTGGTGGATCGAGACGTGGTCCGGGTGGTCACGCCGGGCACGGTGGTCGAGACCAACCTTCTGGAGATCAAGTCCAATAATTATCTAGCCGCGATGGTGGTCGATGGAGATCGGGCAGGACTGGCCTATGTTGACATAACAACCAGCGAATTCGCCACGACACAGCTCAGCCTTGATCGCGCCCTTCCCGAACTGGAACGGCTGAGCCCTTCGGAGGTCATTGTCCCAAAAAGCTTTGAGAATCACCTCGCAGGCGAACCGACTCGCCTTGACGATCGATGGTTTGATCTGGGAACAGCCCGCCAGACGCTGCTGGATTACTTTGAGGTCGCTTCACTGGCAGGTTATGGCTGCGATCAACTCCCATTGGCTGTTCGAGCGGCAGGAGCCATCATTGCCTATCTCAAAGAAACTCAGAAGGGCGCATTGGGGCAGTTGCCCACTCTTTCAACGTATTCCACCGAATCTTTCATGGTCATCGATGCACAGACGCGCCGTAATCTGGAGCTTTTCAGGTCGAGCAATACCGGAACTGTCAGTGGCTCACTCCTCTCGGTAATCGATCTCACCAAGACCCCGATGGGCGGCAGACTGCTTAAAATCTGGCTGGGGCAGCCACTGCTTGCCATAAACGCTCTGCTTCAACGGCAGGAGGCCGTTGCCTGGTTTACGGCCAATGCCGTTCGGCGCGCCGAGATCATCAACCTTCTGGCCCGCCTCTCTGATCTGGAACGGCTGATCAATCGGGTCAGGGCGGGCATTGCCATTCCCAGAGAGTTAGTGGCGCTGCGGCACAGTCTGGAGCTGATGCCGCAACTCAAGTCGGCCATAGGAGAGGAATCCGCACCGCTGACCGGGCTTGCGTCCGAGCTTAAACCCTGCCATGAAGTGGTGGAGCTGATTTCCAACGCCATTGTGGAGGAGGCGGCCGGACCGGTTGGGGATGGAGGAGTGATAAAACCGGGGTTCTCCCCGGAACTCGACCAGATACGCTCCGCCTCCAGAAATGCCAAGCAGTTCCTGGCTGAACTAGAGCGCAAAGAGCGAGAACGGACCGATATCAAGTCGCTCAAGGTGGGATATAACAGGGTTTTCGGCTACTACATCGAGGTGACCAGCGCTCACCTGGAGAAAATTCCGGCCGACTACATTCGCAAGCAGACGCTGGTTGGGGCGGAACGATTCTTCACTCCCGAGCTCAAGGAATATGAGTCGTTGATCCTCAACGCGCAGGAGCGGATCGGAGAGTTGGAGATCGCCCTGTTCAAGCAGGTGTGCCGACAGGTGTCCGGGTCCGGGGAACGGATTCTGGGCACCGCCCGTGCGCTGGCCCAGATCGACGTGCTAGCTGCTCTGGCCGAAGTGGCGGTGCGGAACAGTTACGTGAAGCCGCAGTTGACTTTCGAAGACGCCATTCGCATCGTCGGCGGTAGGCATCCGGTGGTAGAACAGGCGCTGGTGGAAACCGGCTTTGTCCCCAACGATACCCTTCTTTCCAACTCCGATTCCCAGGTCGTTATTCTTACCGGTCCCAACATGGCAGGGAAATCCACCTATCTTCGGCAAGTGGCCCTGATCGTGTTGATGGCGCAGATTGGCAGCTTTGTGCCTGCGGATTCGGCGACTATCGGGCTGGTGGATCGCATTTTCACCCGGGTGGGACTGATGGACGACCTGACTACCGGACGTTCTACCTTCATGATCGAGATGACGGAGACGGCCGCTATTCTGAACAATGCTACGCCGCAATCGCTGATCATTCTAGATGAGATCGGACGGGGCACCAGCACTTATGACGGGCTTTCCATCGCTCACTCGGTGGTCGAATATCTGCACAACAACCCCCGACTGGGAGCCAAGACAATTTTTGCCACCCACTACCATGAGTTGGTTGAACTGGCAAAAACCCTCCCTCGGGTGAAGAACTTCAATGTAGCGGTAACTGAAGAAGGCGGCAAGGTGGTATTTCTGCGAAAAGTCATCCCCGGAGGCGCTGACCGCAGCTACGGTATCCATGTGGCCCAGCTTGCCGGCATGCCAAGGTCAGTGACGCACCGGGCAGTGGAAATCTTGAAGGGACTGGAAGAAGGAAAGCCCGCCGCCAAGAAGGAGAAGAGGAAACCAGTGCCGGATCAACTCTCTCTCTTTGCCGAAAAGCCCCCGGTCCTGGCGGAATTGGAGATGCTCGATATCGATGCTCTCACCCCGCTGGAGGCCATCACCCGGCTCTACGAGCTCAAGAAGAAGGCA
- a CDS encoding zinc ribbon domain-containing protein, which produces MNIRKHMSLLPVLALCLSALLIPSTDTSVAQKSVVFTKDDCSCSLPGMDLVDTQVNTTLQYSYLNCQYGSPQGSGKNWVEISVFYYNDTSKALSNYQNSKDVFADAAGWAKDGRTQGVEPASLITEVSEVDRYGYVVYNYRPQALFYWGEMALLRNSNFVAYVHLSGPQMGAAEATSFLDSGAKCATAIIDNKSVKDTTFAFKYYPPIITGKEAAPYVGGDLVALVRDKKTNRLVGDKEVYFFKKDYSVEDVSFNQCLKFPQTDPLYIDGASLNQLGGGHIASDYASDSTSVGVYEEGWAGLSASLGEARFNYLSSKALIFDALVKSLKKRDVVSGTVYAVMFDKSSRQTYPDGSKAKIVHIAQTQVELKGIAAITSSGIEDTLKPSVIKVLSASTGEKMVNTLPYYLREDVVYIDNNTRITITWLSGLSLSLRVKPGFLEDGKFEWISIGYKYLGSFYGDWVWADSWVGNLVVEGATTIAPSIIGTLAGPSCYTGFIIGGPISIGVGLLVLGYEGAKSQWNPLIIEPRSEILIDTDEDGYQVYTLEGSAGLHPTDGGSALDVTQGHATTVTTDGQFGPLTEFKEADLNAEMAAFVQAIREDQPASDTENPGLGFEQPPFPSSDSDDSSKIIWLVGLVAGMVVLGMASILLRKKRRQTAPAYDPHITPRQNQPSMPVNPGPRVEEPLKGELPVISCPGCGTQAQPGKKFCGKCGAALPSTGQMSDAQVYCSKCGASNEGGSLFCRKCGSKLAL; this is translated from the coding sequence ATGAATATCCGAAAGCATATGTCGCTGCTTCCCGTTTTGGCTCTGTGTTTGAGCGCTCTCCTCATCCCCTCCACAGACACCAGTGTCGCTCAGAAATCGGTGGTGTTCACCAAAGATGATTGCAGCTGCTCTTTACCTGGAATGGATCTGGTTGACACGCAGGTGAATACTACTCTGCAGTATTCCTATCTGAACTGCCAGTATGGCTCACCTCAGGGAAGCGGTAAGAACTGGGTAGAGATCAGTGTTTTCTACTACAACGATACGTCGAAAGCATTATCAAATTATCAGAACTCGAAGGATGTTTTTGCGGATGCAGCCGGATGGGCCAAGGATGGTCGTACTCAAGGCGTCGAGCCTGCAAGCCTGATTACAGAGGTAAGCGAGGTGGATCGATATGGCTACGTGGTGTACAACTATCGCCCACAGGCCCTCTTCTACTGGGGGGAGATGGCATTGTTGCGCAACTCAAATTTTGTAGCCTACGTTCATTTGAGCGGTCCGCAAATGGGTGCCGCAGAGGCAACCAGCTTCTTAGACTCCGGAGCCAAGTGCGCCACTGCCATCATCGATAATAAATCGGTTAAGGATACAACATTCGCCTTCAAGTACTATCCCCCCATCATCACCGGAAAAGAAGCTGCACCGTATGTTGGCGGGGACCTGGTAGCTCTGGTCAGAGACAAGAAAACGAACCGGTTGGTTGGAGACAAAGAGGTCTATTTCTTCAAAAAGGACTACTCGGTGGAGGACGTCTCCTTCAATCAATGTCTCAAGTTTCCACAGACTGACCCTCTCTATATCGATGGAGCTTCTTTGAACCAGCTGGGAGGAGGGCACATTGCATCTGATTATGCCAGTGATTCGACAAGCGTGGGTGTTTATGAGGAGGGCTGGGCGGGCTTGTCGGCCAGTCTTGGCGAGGCCAGGTTCAACTATCTCTCCAGCAAAGCCCTTATCTTCGACGCCCTGGTCAAGAGCCTCAAGAAACGGGATGTGGTGAGCGGAACCGTTTATGCCGTCATGTTTGATAAGTCCTCTCGGCAAACCTATCCCGATGGCTCAAAAGCCAAGATCGTTCACATCGCGCAAACTCAGGTTGAGTTGAAAGGTATTGCAGCAATCACCAGCAGCGGCATAGAGGATACCCTGAAGCCTTCTGTGATCAAAGTGCTCAGCGCATCTACTGGCGAAAAGATGGTGAACACCCTGCCTTATTATCTTCGTGAAGACGTGGTTTATATCGATAACAACACGAGAATCACTATCACCTGGCTCTCCGGCCTTTCGCTGTCTCTCAGAGTAAAGCCTGGTTTTCTGGAAGATGGCAAGTTCGAGTGGATCAGCATCGGCTATAAGTATCTGGGCAGTTTCTACGGTGACTGGGTATGGGCTGACAGTTGGGTGGGAAACTTGGTTGTCGAGGGTGCGACGACAATAGCTCCCAGCATCATCGGAACCCTTGCAGGGCCTTCTTGCTATACCGGATTTATTATCGGCGGGCCCATCAGCATCGGCGTCGGACTTCTCGTCCTGGGTTACGAGGGCGCCAAAAGCCAGTGGAATCCGCTGATTATCGAGCCGCGGTCTGAGATTCTTATCGATACGGATGAGGATGGATACCAAGTCTATACCCTTGAGGGATCGGCTGGCCTGCATCCTACTGATGGTGGCTCCGCGCTGGACGTTACTCAGGGGCACGCCACCACTGTGACGACGGATGGTCAATTTGGCCCGTTGACGGAGTTTAAGGAAGCTGACCTCAATGCCGAAATGGCTGCTTTCGTACAGGCGATAAGGGAGGATCAGCCCGCAAGCGACACTGAAAATCCCGGCCTGGGTTTCGAACAGCCGCCGTTCCCTTCTTCGGACTCCGACGACAGCTCCAAGATAATATGGCTCGTCGGTTTGGTCGCCGGAATGGTCGTGTTGGGAATGGCGTCGATCCTGCTGCGCAAGAAACGCCGTCAAACAGCGCCTGCCTATGACCCGCACATCACTCCACGTCAGAATCAGCCCTCCATGCCGGTGAACCCCGGTCCGAGAGTTGAAGAGCCGCTGAAAGGCGAGCTGCCTGTGATCTCCTGTCCCGGTTGCGGCACCCAGGCGCAGCCTGGGAAGAAGTTCTGCGGCAAGTGCGGCGCTGCGTTGCCCTCCACAGGACAGATGTCTGATGCTCAAGTCTATTGCTCGAAATGCGGGGCTTCCAACGAGGGAGGAAGCCTCTTCTGTCGAAAATGTGGATCGAAGCTGGCACTTTGA
- a CDS encoding zinc ribbon domain-containing protein — translation MNCPKCRAQNDAANDYCGDCGASLAAVKAEASTSRGDILRCANCKSPLQSGTKFCEDCGAPVIEPNRVYCPHCGAGNDEANVFCSKCGVRLSGSDGAHAQAGGESSGTKPEDRASAAWWVLAFVPLIGALVVLMTLRKDQPEMGTRIIVTNIGLTMILLFNLMQIFTS, via the coding sequence ATGAACTGCCCGAAATGCAGAGCACAGAACGATGCAGCCAATGACTACTGTGGCGACTGCGGAGCATCTCTGGCCGCTGTCAAGGCAGAAGCCTCGACGAGCAGAGGGGATATTCTTCGATGTGCCAACTGCAAGTCACCACTTCAGTCCGGCACGAAGTTCTGCGAAGACTGCGGGGCCCCTGTCATCGAGCCGAACAGGGTCTATTGTCCGCACTGCGGCGCAGGCAATGATGAGGCCAATGTTTTCTGCAGCAAATGCGGAGTGAGATTGTCAGGTTCCGATGGGGCGCATGCTCAGGCTGGCGGTGAAAGTTCCGGCACAAAGCCTGAAGACAGGGCTTCCGCAGCATGGTGGGTACTGGCCTTTGTGCCGCTGATTGGCGCACTGGTGGTATTGATGACGCTTCGGAAAGATCAGCCTGAGATGGGGACAAGGATTATCGTCACCAATATCGGGCTGACCATGATCCTCCTCTTCAATCTGATGCAGATTTTCACTTCCTAG